One Chromatiales bacterium DNA window includes the following coding sequences:
- a CDS encoding efflux RND transporter periplasmic adaptor subunit → MGRCFSPVAASAARLLRPMLLLPGIVLFAACGGKTPPAPAALPAPAFATVVVQPVAGAAERELDGTVEAVNQATVAAQTAGRVSEILYDVNDFVPAGAVLLKIRSIGQRAELDQAEAALSEAEAREAEARARYERIAAMYERKVVSRAQFDQALAERDASLARLNAARAAVASATEGVAWTEVRAPYAGIITARKVRVGETVAPGTPLISGYSLEKLRVTVDIPQSLVEQVRLRKKAAVHVGGRRIDASKVTIFPEADPLSNTFRARVELPANAADLYPGMYVKVGFVTGETSRLLVPRTAVITRSEVTGIYVVAPDNRVSLRQVRLGHSFGSAAGAEQVEVLAGLSAGERVALDPVAAARAD, encoded by the coding sequence ATGGGGCGCTGCTTCTCCCCGGTAGCGGCATCCGCCGCCAGGCTGTTGCGGCCGATGCTCCTGCTGCCGGGGATCGTGCTGTTCGCAGCTTGTGGCGGCAAGACACCGCCGGCGCCGGCCGCGCTGCCGGCACCCGCATTTGCCACTGTCGTCGTCCAGCCGGTTGCCGGCGCTGCCGAGCGTGAACTCGACGGTACCGTCGAAGCGGTAAACCAGGCCACCGTGGCAGCCCAGACAGCAGGTCGCGTCAGCGAAATTCTGTACGACGTGAATGACTTCGTACCGGCCGGCGCTGTACTCCTGAAGATCCGCAGCATCGGGCAGCGCGCAGAACTGGACCAGGCCGAGGCGGCACTGAGCGAAGCCGAAGCCCGCGAGGCTGAAGCCCGCGCCCGCTACGAGCGCATTGCGGCCATGTACGAGCGCAAGGTCGTGTCCAGAGCGCAATTCGACCAGGCGCTCGCCGAGCGTGACGCATCGCTCGCGCGGCTGAACGCCGCACGGGCCGCCGTGGCATCCGCGACGGAAGGTGTGGCCTGGACCGAGGTACGTGCGCCCTATGCAGGCATCATCACCGCCCGCAAGGTCCGCGTGGGCGAAACCGTGGCGCCGGGCACGCCACTGATCAGTGGCTACTCGCTGGAGAAACTGCGCGTCACGGTGGACATACCGCAGAGCCTCGTCGAGCAGGTCCGCCTGCGCAAGAAGGCCGCCGTCCATGTTGGCGGGCGTCGTATCGACGCGAGCAAGGTCACCATCTTTCCGGAGGCAGATCCGCTCTCGAACACCTTCCGTGCCCGGGTCGAACTGCCGGCCAACGCGGCAGACCTGTATCCAGGCATGTACGTGAAGGTCGGATTTGTCACCGGCGAAACCAGCCGTCTGCTGGTGCCCCGCACAGCCGTCATCACCCGCAGCGAAGTAACCGGCATCTACGTGGTCGCGCCGGACAACCGGGTATCGCTGCGCCAGGTGCGGCTCGGCCACAGCTTTGGCAGTGCGGCGGGCGCAGAGCAGGTCGAGGTGCTGGCGGGCTTGAGTGCCGGTGAACGGGTCGCCCTGGACCCGGTGGCCGCGGCCCGCGCCGACTGA
- a CDS encoding DUF2892 domain-containing protein: MTIDRAVLAFAGTVILVSLALGLRLNPNWFWLTAFVGANLLQSSFTGFCPLAIILKKLGLKPGAAF; the protein is encoded by the coding sequence ATGACCATCGATCGTGCGGTACTGGCTTTTGCGGGCACGGTAATCCTGGTGAGCCTGGCACTGGGCCTGAGGCTGAACCCCAACTGGTTCTGGCTGACAGCGTTCGTGGGTGCGAACCTGCTGCAGTCCTCATTCACCGGCTTCTGCCCGCTCGCCATCATCCTGAAGAAACTCGGGCTCAAGCCCGGCGCCGCATTCTGA
- a CDS encoding NAD(P)/FAD-dependent oxidoreductase encodes MANIVIIGAGIGGVPCAYDLRKQLDDSHQITLIGSSGRFEFTPSNPWMAVGWREPQDTSVELRKPLEKHGIRWIEAPASRIDAEKRQVSVADGSDIPYDYLVITTGPKLAFEEVPGLGPSGFSQSICTHAHSLQAWERYQVFLQNPGPIVIGAAPGASCFGPAYEFAMILDADLRKRKLRDRVPMTYVTPEPYIGHMGLGGVGDSKGLMEAELRQRHIKWISNAKITRVEDGKLHAEEQGEAAQPAKSHELPFAYSMILPAFLGVDAVAAVPGLCNPRGFVLIDQFQRSPKYPEIYSAGVCVAIPPVEVTQVPTGAPKTGYMIESMTAAICENIKAAIAGQPPAAKATWNAVCLADFGDIGIAFVALPQIPPRNVTWAKQGKWVHLAKIAFEKYFLHKVRSGTTTPVYETYVMKALGIERLKDKPKSAGDTQ; translated from the coding sequence ATGGCCAACATCGTCATCATCGGCGCCGGCATTGGCGGTGTGCCCTGTGCCTACGACCTGCGCAAGCAACTCGACGACAGCCACCAGATCACGCTGATCGGGAGTTCGGGGCGATTCGAGTTCACGCCCTCGAATCCGTGGATGGCCGTTGGCTGGCGCGAACCGCAGGACACCAGCGTCGAGTTGCGCAAACCGCTGGAAAAACACGGGATCCGGTGGATCGAGGCGCCTGCCAGTCGTATAGACGCCGAAAAGCGCCAGGTCAGCGTCGCGGACGGCAGCGACATCCCTTATGACTATCTGGTGATAACCACCGGACCCAAGCTGGCATTCGAGGAAGTGCCGGGCCTGGGCCCGTCCGGCTTCAGCCAGTCCATCTGTACCCATGCGCACTCGCTGCAGGCCTGGGAGCGCTACCAGGTTTTCCTGCAGAACCCCGGGCCCATCGTCATTGGCGCCGCACCGGGTGCCAGCTGCTTCGGGCCTGCCTATGAGTTCGCCATGATCCTGGACGCAGACCTGCGCAAGCGAAAACTGCGCGACCGCGTGCCGATGACCTACGTGACGCCGGAACCGTATATCGGACACATGGGACTCGGTGGTGTCGGCGACAGCAAGGGCCTGATGGAAGCCGAGCTTCGCCAGCGGCACATCAAGTGGATCAGCAACGCAAAAATCACCCGCGTGGAGGATGGCAAGCTCCATGCAGAGGAACAGGGTGAGGCGGCACAGCCGGCAAAAAGCCATGAGTTGCCGTTCGCCTACAGCATGATTCTGCCGGCATTTCTGGGGGTGGATGCGGTGGCGGCCGTACCTGGACTCTGCAATCCGCGCGGCTTCGTGCTCATCGACCAGTTCCAGCGCAGTCCGAAGTATCCGGAGATTTATTCCGCGGGCGTCTGCGTGGCGATTCCGCCCGTGGAAGTCACACAGGTGCCAACCGGCGCACCCAAGACCGGTTACATGATCGAGTCAATGACGGCGGCCATCTGCGAAAACATAAAGGCCGCCATCGCCGGCCAGCCGCCCGCTGCCAAGGCGACGTGGAATGCCGTCTGCCTGGCCGACTTCGGCGACATCGGCATCGCCTTTGTTGCTCTGCCCCAGATACCGCCACGAAACGTGACCTGGGCAAAACAGGGCAAATGGGTGCACCTCGCCAAGATTGCTTTCGAGAAATACTTTCTGCACAAGGTACGCTCGGGAACGACCACCCCCGTATACGAAACCTATGTCATGAAGGCTTTGGGTATTGAACGTCTGAAAGACAAGCCGAAATCGGCAGGAGACACGCAATGA
- a CDS encoding cytochrome-c peroxidase codes for MRSLVALAGISAVLLVSACGRDAPKDAAQSSAPQASAAVDAAALQARAAAMFQVIPAEMRTERYPLTEARVTLGRILYYDPRLSRNQDISCNSCHDLAKYGVDGKPTSNGDKGQPGGRNSPTTYNAALHIAQFWDGRAADVEAQAKGPILNPVEMAMPDADAVVKTLKSIPGYAELFQAAFPDDKDPINYDNVGMAIGAFERKLVTPAPFDRFIAGDLTALNEAQLTGFNTFVNSGCASCHNGVGAGGGMYQKLGLVKAFETTDTGRAEVTKNEADKFFFKVPSLRNIEQTGPYFHDGKVATLDDAIRLMAEHQVGKALTDQEVSEIRAFLGSLTGTLPADYIAKPALPGVGPATGT; via the coding sequence ATGCGTTCTTTGGTTGCATTGGCAGGGATTTCGGCAGTACTGCTGGTTTCAGCTTGTGGCCGGGATGCGCCGAAAGATGCGGCGCAGTCCTCCGCACCGCAGGCATCGGCCGCAGTCGATGCCGCGGCGCTGCAAGCCCGGGCCGCAGCGATGTTCCAGGTCATTCCTGCCGAGATGCGCACCGAGCGCTATCCGCTCACCGAGGCCCGGGTCACGCTGGGCCGGATTCTCTACTACGATCCGCGCCTGTCCAGGAACCAGGATATCTCCTGCAATTCCTGCCACGACCTGGCGAAGTACGGTGTCGACGGGAAGCCGACCAGCAACGGCGACAAGGGCCAGCCGGGTGGCCGCAACTCGCCGACGACCTACAACGCGGCGCTGCATATCGCGCAGTTCTGGGATGGCCGTGCGGCCGATGTCGAGGCGCAGGCCAAGGGACCGATCCTCAATCCGGTCGAGATGGCGATGCCCGATGCGGATGCCGTGGTGAAAACGCTGAAGTCCATTCCGGGTTACGCCGAACTTTTCCAGGCCGCATTTCCCGATGACAAAGACCCGATCAATTACGACAACGTGGGTATGGCGATTGGCGCCTTCGAGCGCAAGCTCGTGACGCCCGCGCCCTTCGACAGATTCATTGCCGGTGACCTGACGGCCCTGAACGAAGCACAGCTGACCGGTTTCAATACTTTTGTGAACAGCGGTTGCGCCTCCTGCCACAATGGTGTTGGTGCCGGCGGTGGCATGTACCAGAAGCTGGGGCTGGTGAAAGCCTTCGAGACGACCGACACGGGCCGTGCAGAAGTTACGAAGAATGAGGCGGACAAGTTCTTCTTCAAGGTGCCGTCGCTGCGGAACATCGAACAGACCGGGCCGTACTTTCACGATGGCAAGGTCGCTACGCTTGACGATGCGATCCGGCTGATGGCCGAGCATCAGGTCGGCAAGGCGCTGACTGACCAGGAGGTATCTGAAATCAGGGCCTTCCTCGGCAGCCTCACCGGCACGCTACCGGCCGACTACATTGCGAAGCCGGCACTGCCCGGCGTGGGTCCGGCGACCGGTACCTGA
- a CDS encoding c-type cytochrome, giving the protein MKNPLAAHLVATLLATVFVPAAGAQQILTRDVLSKADYVVGRRAFQMRCSACHTLTDGGSDLTGPNLWHLTGSKAGSRGSFRYSSALSSADITWSADRLDRFLADPAGDVPGTSMAIPEGVPNPDRLALISFLMLETGGADWPKPELPKVMVDPDRSKPVSERFPSFWNHMMSNTTRYRMVTAGGELVFRAYFNADGSITSDHETIRGFWRPDERDFFCYALYGIPAKPDQLVECFPMVAMSIPRFAEQLWESKPAEGVHLYGGILPGRP; this is encoded by the coding sequence ATGAAAAATCCGCTCGCCGCACACCTTGTTGCCACCTTGCTGGCCACCGTTTTCGTCCCGGCCGCAGGCGCCCAGCAGATCCTCACGCGGGATGTGCTGTCCAAAGCCGACTACGTGGTTGGCCGGCGCGCCTTCCAGATGCGCTGCAGTGCCTGCCACACGCTGACCGACGGCGGCTCCGACCTGACAGGTCCGAACCTGTGGCACCTGACCGGCAGCAAGGCCGGCAGCCGCGGCAGTTTCAGATACTCGTCAGCGCTGAGCAGCGCCGATATCACCTGGAGTGCCGACCGCCTCGACCGGTTCCTCGCCGATCCCGCCGGGGATGTGCCGGGCACCAGCATGGCGATTCCCGAAGGCGTGCCGAATCCCGACCGCCTCGCCCTGATCTCGTTCCTGATGCTTGAAACCGGCGGCGCCGACTGGCCAAAACCCGAGTTGCCGAAGGTCATGGTCGACCCCGATCGCAGCAAACCGGTATCGGAACGCTTTCCGAGCTTCTGGAATCACATGATGTCGAACACCACGCGCTATCGCATGGTGACCGCCGGCGGTGAACTGGTATTCCGCGCCTATTTCAATGCCGATGGCTCCATTACCAGCGACCATGAAACCATCCGCGGTTTCTGGCGTCCCGACGAACGCGATTTCTTCTGCTATGCGCTCTACGGCATTCCGGCGAAACCGGATCAGCTGGTTGAATGCTTTCCGATGGTCGCGATGAGCATTCCGCGCTTCGCGGAACAGCTGTGGGAATCGAAACCCGCCGAAGGCGTACACCTGTACGGCGGAATATTGCCCGGCCGGCCCTGA
- a CDS encoding TIGR03862 family flavoprotein, which produces MRPWVAVIGSGPAGLAAAEMLAADAEVHVFDAMPSPGRKLLLAGKSGLNLTHAEDFDVFLGRFGTACAALEPALRSFPPEAIRQWAAGLGVETFIGSSGRVFPVAMKASPLLRAWLSRLREGGVSLHMRHRWQGWNAEGVLVFDTPDGVRKFSADATVLALGGASWPRLGTDGAWAAMLAGRGVRINTLRSANCGFDVQWSAHLRERCAGLPVKSVSLTFGAQSLRGEFVISANGIEGSAVYALSAPLRDAIEAHDLARLVIDLLPDRSLEQLTAALSRPRGKASLASHLRKAAGIDGVKATLLRETADAATLADPARLAAHIKALPLVLTGTRPLAEAISTAGGVGLDEIDAQYMLRHVPGVFVAGEMLDWEAPTGGYLLSACLATGRAAGSGVLRFLHGK; this is translated from the coding sequence CTGCGTCCCTGGGTTGCAGTCATCGGCAGCGGGCCGGCCGGTCTTGCGGCGGCAGAGATGCTGGCGGCAGATGCCGAGGTCCATGTCTTCGATGCAATGCCCTCGCCGGGGCGCAAGCTTCTGCTGGCCGGCAAGAGCGGGCTGAATCTCACGCACGCCGAAGACTTCGACGTGTTTCTCGGCCGCTTCGGTACGGCCTGTGCTGCCCTGGAGCCGGCGTTGCGCAGCTTTCCGCCCGAAGCGATCCGGCAGTGGGCAGCCGGTCTCGGCGTTGAAACGTTTATCGGCAGCTCAGGGCGTGTATTCCCCGTGGCGATGAAAGCCTCGCCCTTGCTGCGAGCCTGGCTTTCACGGCTGCGTGAGGGTGGGGTGAGTTTGCATATGCGTCACCGCTGGCAGGGCTGGAACGCGGAGGGTGTGCTGGTCTTTGACACGCCGGACGGCGTGCGGAAGTTCAGTGCCGATGCCACGGTACTGGCGCTCGGCGGGGCAAGCTGGCCGCGCCTGGGCACCGACGGCGCATGGGCGGCCATGCTCGCGGGACGCGGTGTGCGCATCAATACGCTGCGTTCCGCCAATTGCGGTTTCGATGTGCAGTGGAGCGCGCATCTGCGCGAGCGCTGTGCCGGTTTGCCGGTGAAATCGGTCAGCCTGACTTTCGGCGCGCAGTCGCTGCGCGGCGAATTTGTCATCAGCGCGAACGGTATCGAGGGCAGCGCGGTCTATGCCTTGTCGGCCCCTTTGCGCGATGCGATCGAAGCGCATGACCTTGCCAGGCTGGTAATCGATCTGCTGCCCGATCGCAGCCTTGAACAGCTGACCGCGGCGCTGTCGCGTCCGCGCGGCAAGGCGAGCCTCGCCAGTCATCTGCGCAAGGCGGCGGGAATTGACGGGGTGAAGGCGACGTTGTTGCGCGAGACTGCCGATGCCGCAACGCTGGCCGATCCGGCGCGTCTGGCCGCGCACATCAAGGCGTTGCCGCTGGTCCTCACTGGCACGCGTCCGCTGGCCGAGGCAATCAGTACGGCCGGCGGCGTTGGCCTCGATGAAATCGATGCGCAGTACATGCTGCGGCATGTGCCCGGTGTGTTCGTGGCCGGGGAAATGCTCGACTGGGAAGCGCCAACCGGCGGTTATCTGCTGAGCGCCTGCCTTGCCACAGGCCGTGCCGCGGGCAGCGGGGTGCTCCGTTTCCTGCACGGCAAATAG
- a CDS encoding DUF2779 domain-containing protein translates to MAGLSKSRLMSFLQCPKRLWLEKHQPELAQISAATEAAFATGHEIGDIARQLYDPDGTGALISGAGGMAAALRDTAVALAGPAATPLFEATFERDGLLIRADVLERQAQRLVEVKSSTSCKDEHITDCAIQAWVLETSAVAPQSVVLAHVDNQFVYQGDGDYRGLLVEKDLSAAIGAQKQKVPAWLADAKRTVEGDCPDAAIGRRCRAPHACAFIAHCWPDTDYPLTTLPGVSGRLDALIAQGYKDVRELPAASAGGPEAQRVWRAARSGQPEVNDSARKALAALGWPRYYLDFETIGGAIPRWAGTRPYQAIPFQWSLHDESAPGQLEHAEFLDLSGELPARAVATALLAAIGTRGPVLTWTGYEKQCLGTLAAFCPELADALAAVVERLVDLHPIVKAAYYHPAMKGSWSIKALLPAIAPDMDYAQLEGVHDGGGAQLAWVEAVAPQTAAERRSELREQLLRYCAHDTLAMVRVLHFFA, encoded by the coding sequence ATGGCCGGACTGTCCAAATCACGCCTGATGTCCTTTCTCCAGTGCCCGAAGCGGCTCTGGCTGGAAAAGCATCAGCCGGAACTCGCGCAGATCAGTGCGGCGACCGAAGCCGCATTTGCGACCGGCCACGAGATCGGCGATATCGCGCGGCAGCTCTATGATCCGGACGGCACCGGTGCGCTGATCAGCGGTGCAGGTGGCATGGCCGCGGCGCTGCGCGATACGGCTGTCGCACTCGCGGGTCCGGCGGCTACGCCACTTTTCGAAGCGACCTTCGAGCGCGACGGCCTGCTGATCCGTGCTGACGTGCTGGAGCGTCAGGCGCAGCGGCTCGTCGAAGTGAAATCATCGACCTCCTGCAAGGACGAGCACATCACCGACTGCGCCATCCAGGCCTGGGTGCTCGAGACTTCAGCGGTTGCGCCGCAGTCAGTCGTGCTCGCCCATGTCGACAACCAGTTCGTGTATCAGGGTGACGGTGATTACCGCGGTTTGCTGGTCGAGAAGGATCTGAGCGCTGCGATCGGCGCGCAGAAACAGAAGGTGCCCGCATGGCTGGCTGATGCGAAACGGACGGTGGAAGGCGACTGTCCCGATGCGGCCATCGGTCGGCGTTGCCGCGCGCCCCATGCGTGTGCGTTTATCGCGCATTGCTGGCCGGACACGGACTATCCGCTCACCACGCTGCCCGGTGTCAGCGGACGTCTCGATGCGCTGATCGCACAGGGCTACAAGGATGTGCGCGAGCTGCCGGCCGCGAGTGCGGGCGGCCCCGAGGCACAGCGCGTCTGGCGCGCGGCCCGCAGCGGGCAGCCGGAAGTGAATGACTCGGCCCGCAAGGCACTCGCGGCGCTGGGCTGGCCGCGTTACTACCTCGATTTCGAGACCATCGGTGGAGCGATTCCCCGCTGGGCCGGGACGCGGCCCTATCAGGCGATACCGTTCCAGTGGTCGTTGCATGACGAATCGGCGCCCGGCCAGCTGGAGCACGCCGAATTTCTTGACCTGAGCGGTGAGCTGCCGGCCCGTGCAGTTGCCACCGCACTGCTTGCGGCGATCGGTACCCGTGGCCCGGTGCTGACCTGGACCGGTTACGAAAAGCAGTGCCTGGGCACGCTTGCCGCTTTCTGTCCGGAGCTTGCCGATGCATTGGCCGCGGTGGTCGAACGGCTGGTGGATCTGCACCCGATCGTGAAGGCGGCGTACTACCACCCGGCCATGAAAGGCAGCTGGTCGATCAAGGCGCTGCTGCCGGCCATCGCGCCGGACATGGATTACGCACAGCTCGAAGGCGTCCACGACGGCGGCGGTGCGCAGCTGGCCTGGGTGGAAGCGGTAGCGCCGCAAACCGCGGCAGAGCGGCGCAGCGAGCTCCGTGAGCAACTATTGCGCTATTGTGCTCACGACACGCTGGCCATGGTGCGCGTGCTGCATTTTTTTGCCTGA
- a CDS encoding TerC family protein produces MDLASPDFWIAVGQIIAIDILLGGDNAVVIALASRRLPAQQRTQAIFWGMFGAVALRVVLIFFALELLQFPYLKIVGGLLLLWIGIKLLLPADEDGGHEINASMHLMGAIKTIVLADAVMSLDNVIGIAGAAKGHLALVVFGLVVSVPIIVWGSRFVLTLMDRFPIVILGGAALLGWIAGDMIAHDVVLAEGYAALAPGIYAYAAPLSGAMLVVAIGKLGGKRRAAAAATKPVDLVRRDNNSEHQE; encoded by the coding sequence ATGGATCTGGCTTCACCGGATTTCTGGATCGCCGTCGGCCAGATCATCGCCATCGATATCCTGCTCGGCGGTGACAATGCGGTGGTGATCGCGCTGGCTTCACGCCGGCTGCCGGCGCAGCAGCGCACACAGGCCATTTTCTGGGGCATGTTCGGCGCGGTGGCGCTGCGCGTGGTGCTGATCTTCTTTGCCCTGGAGCTGCTCCAGTTCCCATACCTGAAGATCGTTGGCGGACTCCTGCTGCTGTGGATCGGGATCAAGTTGCTGCTGCCGGCTGATGAAGACGGAGGCCACGAAATCAATGCGAGCATGCATCTGATGGGTGCCATCAAGACCATCGTCCTCGCCGATGCCGTGATGAGTCTCGACAACGTGATCGGCATTGCCGGCGCCGCCAAAGGGCACTTGGCGCTGGTGGTGTTCGGGCTGGTCGTCAGCGTGCCGATCATCGTCTGGGGCAGCCGTTTCGTGCTGACCCTGATGGACCGCTTTCCGATCGTGATCCTGGGCGGCGCGGCGCTGCTTGGCTGGATTGCCGGTGACATGATCGCCCACGATGTGGTGCTCGCCGAAGGCTATGCAGCGCTCGCGCCGGGCATCTACGCTTATGCGGCGCCGCTGTCCGGGGCGATGCTGGTCGTGGCCATCGGCAAGCTGGGTGGCAAACGCCGGGCAGCAGCGGCTGCCACGAAACCCGTCGACCTGGTCCGGCGCGACAACAACAGCGAACATCAGGAGTAG
- a CDS encoding universal stress protein: MSRFLVAIDGSGYSDSAVDYVVRRAGLCKEPVHVHLLNVQFPLAGVNVKLFIKPESVESYYRDEGMATLAAPREVLKAAGISADHHIGVGDPGQVITDYAQANNCDEIIMGTHGRGALAGAVMGSVARNVVQLSPVPVVLVKGQPARAAVSS; this comes from the coding sequence ATGTCGAGATTCCTCGTCGCCATCGACGGTTCCGGCTATTCGGACAGCGCGGTGGACTATGTGGTGCGCCGTGCCGGCCTTTGCAAAGAGCCGGTGCACGTACATCTGCTCAATGTGCAATTCCCGCTGGCCGGGGTAAACGTCAAGCTGTTCATCAAGCCGGAAAGCGTGGAGAGCTATTACCGCGACGAAGGCATGGCGACCCTGGCCGCGCCCCGCGAAGTGCTGAAGGCAGCCGGCATCAGTGCCGATCACCATATCGGCGTGGGCGATCCGGGGCAGGTGATCACCGACTATGCGCAGGCCAACAATTGCGACGAGATCATCATGGGCACGCACGGGCGTGGTGCCCTGGCCGGTGCGGTGATGGGCTCCGTCGCCCGCAATGTAGTGCAGCTGTCACCGGTTCCGGTGGTGCTGGTCAAGGGCCAGCCGGCCAGAGCCGCGGTGTCATCGTGA